A stretch of Fulvia fulva chromosome 4, complete sequence DNA encodes these proteins:
- a CDS encoding Para-nitrobenzyl esterase, translating to MSWQEVAAEFEHWLFRINAMLLHLPNAQYRLRGSQIEPQCGSWTMCRSCAPCVLDSVVRPFLPESQCMERNIYGLSKMISKAFSPLAITLFAGHSIASANVTVSNSKTSLTLLYQNNLNATDDVNHIGAILLGPTRQNDAGGACAAVGETLVTQSTLQNYSSDFYHSLAYQEYSGNYRRGQQYLIDGGITTIDQRTQSLKFPQRVNGRAPLPVLCTQSSIQNGPSNAVASSSNRLSVSSNGNTFVGIRNKKSFRFVGIPYADPTQRFEYSTLYSSTGQTIHATTYGADCAQAYDSSSMENCLFLNIQSPYIPKAGSHSKLRPVLFSIHGGGFTGGNGGSSSGLDSGNLASRDDIVGVEINYRLSTLGFLAIPGTDIKGNFGIGDQVTALRWVKHNIAAFGGNPNHITIIGESAGAGSVRALLGSPPVINENLIVGAVAQSNLGGGVTLGLKSNYGTTYSSYYTINQSYAVAGQQIFAAAGCNQTTVDAQIECLNTVPAQTLVNLPTVARYVVQDGYYVDTEQLIVSTKNSSTAHIPVIFGTTANDGASFSTYPRTPATSELNGIMQSLGISAAYAQAIIDSGLFPFYDTGNLTLDSFNVSQRVATDTTFRCIDEATVYAGSQSGAFRSAYYYTMDRTYEGYDPNNLGLSGLSQGPISPSYPNGDPELPYFRLHGADLGFTYGNQNPLRDEKDLLASQLISGYFAQFAKTGDPNPDLEYLRVRGYTDALAAVQDSGRWEPISSQKGPTKTLDWRAKTAEFPDLEQCAWLNYTILYYLDGGS from the exons ATGTCGTGGCAAGAAGTCGCGGCTGAATTCGAGCATTGGCTGTTCCGGATAAATGCTATGCTACTTCACCTTCCTAATGCACAATATCGACTACGCGGCTCACAGATCGAACCGCAATGCGGCAGTTGGACAATGTGTCGAAGCTGTGCACCATGCGTTCTCGACTCGGTTGTCAGGCCGTTCTTGCCTGAATCGCAGTGTATGGAAAGAAACATATATGGTTTGTCAAAG ATGATCTCCAAAGCCTTTTCCCCGCTGGCAATCACGCTGTTCGCCGGGCATTCGATAGCTTCAGCCAACGTCACAGTCTCCAACAGCAAGACGTCCTTGACTTTGCTCTACCAGAACAATCTCAATGCTACCGATGATGTAAACCATATCGGCGCAATTCTTCTAGGACCGACCAGACAGAATGATGCTGGAGGTGCCTGTGCTGCGGTTGGAGAGACGTTGGTCACGCAATCGACTTTGCAAAATTACAGCTCGGACTTCTACCATTCACTGGCTTACCAAGAGTACTCCGGCAACTATCGTCGTGGTCAGCAGTATCTCATCGACGGAGGTATAACAACCATCGATCAGCGGACCCAGAGCCTGAAATTCCCACAGCGGGTCAATGGCCGAGCACCTCTGCCTGTTCTCTGTACCCAGTCAAGCATTCAGAATGGACCATCGAATGCCGTGGCATCATCATCAAACAGGCTGTCCGTTTCATCCAACGGCAATACCTTCGTGGGCATTCGCAACAAGAAGTCCTTTCGCTTTGTTGGGATTCCGTACGCCGACCCAACGCAGCGCTTTGAATACTCCACCCTCTACAGCAGCACTGGACAGACCATTCACGCAACAACTTACGGCGCCGATTGTGCACAGGCGTACGACTCAAGCAGTATGGAAAATTGCCTCTTCTTAAACATACAGAGTCCGTACATTCCCAAGGCTGGCTCGCATTCGAAGCTGCGACCTGTCCTCTTCTCCATCCATGGAGGCGGCTTTACAGGAGGCAATGGCGGTTCCAGCAGCGGCCTCGACTCCGGTAATCTTGCTTCTCGCGACGACATCGTCGGCGTCGAAATCAATTATCGTCTCTCTACCTTGGGCTTCCTCGCGATACCTGGTACTGACATCAAGGGTAACTTTGGCATTGGTGACCAGGTGACCGCGCTCCGCTGGGTCAAACACAACATAGCCGCATTTGGTGGCAACCCAAACCACATCACCATCATTGGTGAAAGTGCTGGAGCTGGCTCAGTGCGAGCACTTCTCGGCTCGCCTCCAGTCATTAACGAGAACCTCATCGTGGGTGCCGTTGCACAGTCCAACCTTGGTGGTGGCGTGACACTCGGTCTGAAGAGCAATTATGGCACTACCTACAGCTCATACTATACCATCAACCAGTCTTACGCTGTTGCTGGTCAGCAGATCTTCGCAGCAGCCGGCTGCAATCAGACGACAGTTGATGCACAAATTGAATGCCTGAACACAGTGCCGGCTCAGACTCTGGTCAACCTGCCGACCGTTGCCCGCTACGTGGTTCAAGACGGCTACTATGTGGACACGGAACAACTCATCGTGTCTACAAAGAACTCAAGCACAGCACATATTCCGGTCATCTTCGGAACAACGGCAAACGATGGCGCTTCCTTTTCAACATATCCAAGGACCCCCGCTACATCTGAGCTGAACGGCATCATGCAGTCCCTGGGTATCAGCGCAGCATATGCTCAAGCCATCATCGACAGTGGCCTTTTCCCATTCTACGACACCGGCAACCTGACCCTTGATTCCTTCAATGTCTCTCAGCGCGTAGCCACAGACACGACATTTCGCTGTATAGACGAAGCGACCGTTTATGCGGGCTCGCAGTCTGGAGCCTTCCGCTCAGCATATTACTACACCATGGACCGCACCTACGAAGGCTACGATCCCAATAATCTCGGTCTCAGCGGTCTATCTCAAGGTCCCATATCGCCTTCTTATCCAAATGGCGATCCGGAACTCCCATATTTCCGCCTCCATGGCGCAGACTTGGGGTTCACATACGGCAATCAGAACCCTCTGAGGGACGAAAAGGATCTGCTAGCCAGTCAACTCATCAGTGGGTACTTTGCACAATTTGCTAAGACCGGTGACCCAAACCCCGACTTGGAGTATCTACGCGTGAGAGGATATACGGATGCGCTCGCTGCGGTGCAAGATAGTGGGAGGTGGGAGCCTATCAGCAGCCAGAAGGGACCGACGAAGACTTTGGACTGGCGAGCAAAGACTGCAGAATTCCCGGATCTGGAGCAGTGTGCTTGGCTGAATTATACCATTTTGTATTATCTGGACGGTGGTTCGTAG
- a CDS encoding TPR repeat protein oca3: protein MSTSLLLAPPTNTSPTSTLALSQLAPTYYKSQSGWSLPYPLSLFLNNESQEKWQSYENILLSCLRTGDTESAYLYLEELTDRFGPTNERVAALRGLYAEATAKTQEEVDNVMRHYEEILKEDPTSFAIRKRRCALLRSQGKTADAIQALTNLLDTSPTDAEAWAELGDLYAEQALYEQAVFCLEEVLLVMPNAWNVHAKVGEVLLLQARGNSAAVEQLRTLSDSMRRFCRSVELCDDYLRGYYGLKLTTTRLLEALSSTKKSHTAASDPVTGELAPPTIEAVTKLNEVATAKLAEIVRKGTAGEKGWDGYNASELAAARELLDQDTQKIQR from the exons ATGTCCACCTCCCTCCTCCTCGCCCCACCAACCAACACCTCCCCCACATCGACCCTCGCCCTCAGCCAACTCGCACCAACCTACTACAAGTCCCAATCAGGATGGTCCCTCCCCTACCCACTCTCCCTGTTCCTCAACAACGAGTCCCAAGAAAAATGGCAATCCTACGAGAACATCCTCCTCTCCTGCCTCCGCACCGGCGACACCGAATCCGCATACCTGTACCTCGAAGAGCTCACCGACCGCTTCGGCCCCACCAACGAGCGCGTCGCCGCCCTGCGGGGATTGTATGCTGAAGCGACCGCTAAGACACAAGAGGAAGTCGATAATGTCATGAGACATTATGAGGAGATCCTTAAGGAAGATCCGACTTCTTTCGCAATCAGGAAGAGGAGATGTGCGCTATTACGGAGTCAGGGAAAGACCGCGGATGCGATTCAGGCCTTGACGAATTTGCTGGATACCTCTCCGACAGATGCAGAGGCGTGGGCGGAGCTGGGGGATCTGTATGCGGAGCAAGCGTTGTATGAGCAGGCGGTGTTTTGTCTTGAGGAGGTTCTGTTGGTGATGCCCAATGCGTGGAATGTGCATGCGAAGGTGGGAGAAGTGCTGTTATTGCAAGCGAGGGGAAACAGCGCCGCAGTGGAGCAATTGAGGACGTTGAGCGATAGTATGAGGAGGTTTTGCAGGAGTGTTGAGCTTTGTGATGATTATTTGAGAGGGTACTATGGACTTAAGCTG ACTACTACGCGGTTACTGGAGGCGCTGTCGAGTACGAAAAAGTCGCACACAGCAGCGTCGGATCCTGTCACCGGAGAGCTGGCACCACCCACAATCGAGGCGGTTACAAAATTGAACGAAGTCGCCACAGCAAAGCTCGCAGAGATCGTGCGAAAAGGCACAGCAGGAGAGAAAGGCTGGGATGGATACAACGCATCAGAACTGGCAGCCGCACGGGAGCTCTTAGATCAAGATACGCAGAAGATACAACGATAA
- a CDS encoding Autophagy protein 5 produces the protein MPASASSIVALQSKIWAGSIALEIRLAASDCRTYNESDPYYVQYPRLSYLAFMLPRLHSFFAPSLINPEVLAHDAWLSFEDVPLKWHYPLGLLFDLFSGAEPADLEPPGVGDASNVAAEASTSTSTIPWKLTIHYTDFPDEQLIQLDTEGRAMQDMFINSVKEADFVRNGTARTIMLMSKDDSDNLWESVQQHDLQLFNTVNSKLLNPPGMELRHVPIKIYLPTSANKEGNNTIPEEGAAAGHLRVVQSLVPLQLPSKQPQTLGTALNGVLPTIFPSRRSPIYARPVLHGASVPLSARLDELGRAVAYTDGFLHVAVVMHG, from the exons ATGCCTGCATCAGCCAGCAGTATCGTCGCCCTGCAGTCCAAGATATGGGCCGGATCTATCGCGCTGGAGATTCGCCTTGCAGCTTCAGACTGCCGCACGTACAATGAATCGGACCCATACTATGTGCAGTACCCACGACTGTCCTATCTGGCGTTCATGCTGCCACGACTGCACAGCTTCTTTGCCCCAAGTCTGATCAACCCCGAAGTCTTGGCTCATGATGCATGGCTATCGTTCGAAGATGTGCCCTTGAAGTGGCACTACCCCCTGGGACTGTTGTTTGATCTCTTCTCTGGCGCCGAGCCTGCTGACCTGGAACCGCCTGGCGTTGGTGACGCTTCAAACGTTGCTGCTGAGGCAAGTACGAGCACCTCAACCATACCATGGAAGTTGACGATCCACTACACCGACTTTCCGGATGAGCAGCTTATTCAGCTTGATACTGAAGGTCGTGCTATGCAAGACATGTTCATCAACAGTGTCAAGGAGGCTGACTTTGTGAGAAATGGCACGGCAAGGACGATCATGCTGATGAGCAAAGATGACTCGGACAATCTTTGGGAATCTGTGCAGCAGC ATGATCTGCAGCTCTTCAACACAGTCAACAGCAAGCTGCTCAACCCACCCGGCATGGAGCTTCGCCATGTTCCAATCAAGATTTACCTACCGACTTCTGCCAATAAAGAAGGGAACAACACAATACCCGAGGAGGGTGCCGCAGCAGGACATCTGCGGGTGGTTCAGTCACTTGTGCCATTGCAGCTACCATCGAAGCAGCCACAGACGCTCGGCACAGCACTCAATGGTGTTCTGCCAACAATCTTTCCAAGCCGACGAAGCCCAATCTACGCAAGGCCAGTGCTGCACGGTGCATCTGTACCATTGTCTGCTCGCCTGGATGAGCTTGGCAGAGCAGTGGCATACACTGATGGCTTTCTACATGTGGCTGTGGTCATGCATGGCTGA
- a CDS encoding Hydroxynaphthalene reductase-like protein Arp2 → MKIAIVTGTARGIGRGIVIGLAEQGTKVVFNYTSPSSAAAAEDLCHEVSKIGSRALSIKGDITDQQTHRALVKIALQIFDVQGLDILVNNAGAGDNKLLEDVTIAHHHHLMDAFLPFVNPGGRIINVSSISARGGYATQSVYAASKAAVEGLTKVWATELGPKYNITVNCMNPGAVDTDMYRAAGEVHLARMEAENRKTPARWVTGDTVCANGGMLFL, encoded by the exons ATGAAAA TTGCAATCGTTACTGGGACAGCGAGAGGCATCGGCCGGGGAATAGTTATTGGACTGGCAGAACAGGGAACCAAG GTTGTCTTCAATTACACCTCTCCATCCTCTGCGGCAGCAGCCGAAGATCTATGCCACGAAGTCAGTAAGATTGGCAGTCGAGCCTTGTCAATAAAAGGCGACATCACGGATCAGCAGACGCATCGAGCTTTGGTGAAGATAGCCCTGCAGATCTTCGATGTCCAAGGCCTCGATATCTTGGTGAACAATGCGGGAGCCGGAGACAACAAGCTACTGGAGGATGTAACCATTGCACATCACCACCATCTAATGGAC GCCTTCTTGCCGTTCGTCAACCCAGGAGGTCGCATAATCAACGTCTCCTCAATTTCGGCCAGAGGAGGCTATGCCACACAGAGTGTGTATGCTGCATCCAAGGCTGCAGTGGAGGGTTTGACCAAGGTTTGGGCCACTGAGCTTGGCCCCAAGTACAACATTACAGTCAATTGCATGAATCCGGGAGCTGTGGATACCGATATGTACCGTGCAGCGGGTGAGGTACATCTGGCCAGGATGGAGGCAGAGAACCGGAAGACTCCG GCGCGCTGGGTTACGGGCGATACTGTGTGTGCCAACGGTGGTATGCTTTTCCTGTAA
- a CDS encoding Regulatory protein GAL4, with protein MGFLTTEASKSGYTGPQSGIAALKLLRSLPSGQHHGHTRLTAVGTTSNTSKISNRQRASIDQYISDYFTYFHPAYSLLHEGLFRARLFGAVAKPRDGSWPLLYNMVIAMGAFAGDLADSDIDWHFYQIARNSIALSVIEKGSLSYVQGLAIMANYLQKRDKPNAGFSLIGIAWSMAMAIGPHRELGTASTTSYIMEQRRRTWWTLFCFVSGAQLTLGRPPASGGHQP; from the coding sequence ATGGGCTTCCTCACGACCGAGGCCAGCAAATCAGGCTATACGGGACCGCAATCAGGCATCGCTGCTCTCAAGCTGCTCAGGTCGCTGCCATCAGGGCAGCATCATGGTCATACCAGGCTCACGGCAGTAGGCACTACTTCCAACACCTCGAAGATATCGAATCGGCAGAGGGCGAGTATCGATCAGTACATCAGCGACTATTTCACGTACTTTCATCCCGCCTATTCGCTGCTTCACGAGGGTCTGTTTCGAGCCAGATTGTTCGGAGCAGTCGCAAAGCCGCGAGATGGATCCTGGCCACTGCTTTACAATATGGTTATCGCCATGGGGGCTTTTGCCGGCGACTTGGCAGATAGTGACATCGACTGGCATTTCTACCAGATTGCACGAAACAGCATAGCACTGTCTGTGATTGAGAAAGGTTCGCTATCTTACGTGCAGGGACTGGCCATCATGGCAAACTATCTACAGAAGAGGGACAAGCCAAACGCAGGATTTTCTCTCATTGGTATCGCATGGTCTATGGCTATGGCGATTGGCCCACACCGAGAACTTGGTACGGCCTCAACTACTTCATATATCATGGAGCAGCGCCGGCGAACCTGGTGGACACTCTTCTGCTTCGTCTCTGGTGCTCAACTGACACTTGGAAGACCACCAGCGTCCGGTGGGCATCAACCTTAA
- a CDS encoding DNA polymerase subunit delta-2: MATDTAMDEDNPLLEAPSEDHQTLERTQCIYNPLYTYSLPAAQKHYQQQYADMYFARLAQLKPAVERIAAEAFNGVEIAGEICKKVDRVLDVRQGELVWVAGTCYMELPLKPNVLDDIGKEHWISAPPNRDKYATVNGQESFMLEDESGRLKLTGASLQGCLLVTGAIIAVMGTENSDGDFEVLDLRVPDLPRQPARWERDDGAVVKEGKKVQKDRPLSGKVAIVSGLSISGDEGDTLALDLLMEWMLGEAASLTDQEGAANISRLIIAGNSLAHAQPIPSREDVISAKKNAQKKYGYDAASYNAAPTDRLDTFLATLLPSIPITLLPGPTDPTSTSLPQQPIHAAMFPHSRAYMENIAPSAENEPNWFDSVTNPVEFDIDGWRFLGAGGQTLDDVYKYVHGEERLEMMESMLRWRLTAPTAPDTLPCFPFQDGDRFVLKESPHVFFVGNQPKFETSEIEGPHGETVRIVAVPSFRKTGQVIVMDLESLTPELVTIEVYDGDEMVA; encoded by the coding sequence ATGGCTACGGATACGGCCATGGATGAAGACAATCCGCTGCTCGAGGCGCCGTCAGAGGACCACCAAACACTCGAGCGTACACAATGCATCTACAACCCGCTATACACCTACAGCCTCCCCGCAGCACAGAAACACTACCAACAGCAATATGCCGACATGTACTTTGCACGCCTCGCACAGCTCAAGCCCGCTGTCGAACGGATCGCAGCGGAAGCCTTCAACGGTGTCGAAATAGCTGGAGAAATATGCAAAAAGGTCGATCGAGTACTCGATGTGAGGCAGGGAGAGCTGGTGTGGGTCGCAGGCACCTGCTACATGGAGCTACCACTGAAGCCCAATGTGCTGGATGATATCGGGAAAGAGCACTGGATATCTGCACCGCCGAATCGGGACAAGTACGCAACTGTGAACGGACAAGAGAGTTTCATGCTGGAAGATGAGAGTGGTAGGCTAAAGCTCACGGGAGCATCGTTGCAAGGATGCCTGCTTGTTACGGGTGCCATCATTGCTGTCATGGGCACAGAGAACAGTGACGGAGACTTTGAGGTGCTCGACCTGCGAGTGCCTGATTTGCCAAGACAGCCAGCAAGATGGGAAAGAGACGACGGTGCTGTCGTGAAGGAGGGCAAGAAAGTGCAGAAGGACCGACCACTTTCTGGGAAGGTGGCAATAGTATCAGGACTCAGCATATCGGGTGATGAGGGCGACACGCTCGCACTGGATCTGCTGATGGAGTGGATGCTTGGCGAAGCGGCATCACTAACAGATCAGGAAGGAGCAGCCAACATTTCCCGGCTCATCATCGCCGGGAATAGCTTAGCCCACGCACAGCCTATACCATCGAGAGAGGACGTAATATCAGCGAAGAAGAATGCACAAAAGAAGTACGGTTACGACGCCGCATCCTACAATGCTGCACCAACAGACCGCCTCGACACCTTCCTCGCAACGCTCCTGCCATCAATACCCATAACGCTCTTGCCAGGCCCGACGGACCCGACCTCAACGTCCCTTCCACAGCAGCCAATCCACGCAGCAATGTTCCCTCACTCTCGCGCTTACATGGAGAACATCGCACCTTCCGCCGAAAATGAGCCCAACTGGTTCGACTCTGTCACCAACCCAGTAGAGTTCGATATCGACGGCTGGCGCTTCCTTGGAGCAGGCGGACAGACACTTGATGATGTGTACAAGTACGTGCATGGCGAGGAAAGGCTTGAAATGATGGAGAGCATGCTGCGCTGGCGCTTGACTGCACCTACCGCTCCTGACACGCTGCCGTGCTTTCCCTTCCAAGATGGCGACCGCTTCGTGCTGAAGGAGTCTCCACACGTCTTTTTTGTTGGAAATCAGCCCAAGTTTGAGACTAGTGAGATTGAGGGACCACATGGAGAGACAGTACGAATAGTGGCCGTGCCAAGCTTTCGGAAGACAGGACAGGTTATCGTCATGGATCTTGAGAGCCTCACTCCTGAACTGGTCACCATTGAGGTGTACGACGGAGATGAAATGGTAGCATAG